A genome region from Bacillaceae bacterium IKA-2 includes the following:
- a CDS encoding IreB family regulatory phosphoprotein produces the protein MSSMDNTMKFNFQDDSEDTNVQEVLLTVYQALDEKGYNPINQIVGYLLSGDPAYIPRHNDARSLIRKLERDELIEELVKSYLSQHQEE, from the coding sequence ATGAGTTCTATGGATAATACGATGAAATTTAATTTCCAAGATGACTCAGAGGATACGAATGTTCAGGAAGTATTATTAACTGTATACCAAGCATTGGATGAAAAGGGATATAATCCGATTAATCAAATTGTAGGCTATTTACTTTCGGGTGATCCAGCTTATATTCCAAGGCATAATGATGCAAGATCACTTATTCGTAAGCTTGAAAGAGATGAATTAATTGAAGAGTTAGTGAAATCGTATTTGTCACAGCACCAAGAGGAGTAA
- a CDS encoding DUF1292 domain-containing protein gives MKNQERERIIIPDENGDEHLFEVLFTFDVDETEKSYMVLIAAGEEDSDDDEVEVHAFRYEEKGDSDDDLTLHPIETDEEWNIVEEMLNTFSEEDEDEDEDEENEK, from the coding sequence ATGAAAAATCAAGAAAGAGAACGCATTATTATCCCAGACGAAAATGGCGATGAACATTTATTTGAAGTGTTATTTACATTTGATGTAGATGAAACAGAGAAGTCTTATATGGTTTTAATTGCCGCTGGCGAAGAAGACAGCGATGACGATGAAGTAGAAGTACACGCTTTCCGTTATGAAGAAAAAGGCGACTCTGACGATGATTTAACACTTCATCCCATTGAAACTGATGAAGAGTGGAATATCGTTGAAGAAATGCTCAACACGTTTTCAGAAGAAGACGAAGATGAAGATGAAGATGAAGAAAACGAAAAATAA
- a CDS encoding PRC-barrel domain-containing protein: protein MRTFSILNGLSVISLHGGEEIGKVVNLLINKTEIAGIIIDKNGWLNRHLYVPLDEVHAVGQDALVVEDEKKLVIFDKKQFPLYSLYSGSTNIAGKMLMSTEGEKLGLLEDVYFDESLGSIVGYEVTDGFIADLKEGKQVLKTTAPLIVGEDVLVIDLNS from the coding sequence TTGCGAACATTTTCCATTCTTAATGGGCTATCGGTAATTTCTTTACATGGTGGCGAAGAAATCGGTAAAGTGGTTAATTTGTTAATTAATAAGACAGAAATTGCTGGTATAATAATTGATAAAAATGGGTGGTTAAACCGCCATTTATATGTACCTTTGGATGAGGTTCACGCAGTTGGGCAGGACGCTTTAGTCGTTGAAGATGAGAAAAAGCTTGTTATCTTTGACAAAAAACAATTCCCATTATATTCACTATATAGCGGTTCAACTAATATTGCCGGGAAAATGTTAATGTCGACTGAAGGCGAAAAATTAGGCTTACTAGAAGATGTATATTTTGATGAATCTCTGGGCAGTATTGTAGGGTATGAGGTGACTGACGGTTTTATTGCTGATCTTAAAGAGGGGAAACAGGTTTTAAAAACAACCGCTCCTTTAATAGTCGGTGAGGATGTTCTTGTCATCGATTTAAATAGTTAA
- the ruvX gene encoding Holliday junction resolvase RuvX, whose protein sequence is MRTLGLDVGTKTIGVAASDEFGWTAQGIETIRRNLDDPEKDWEKIATLIKDRTISSVVVGLPKNMNGTIGPSGEACQQFGEEIKRRFELPIILWDERLTTVAAERMLIASDMSRKKRKKVIDKMAAAMILQGYLDSKQ, encoded by the coding sequence ATGAGAACATTAGGATTAGATGTTGGAACAAAAACGATTGGGGTCGCCGCTAGTGATGAATTTGGCTGGACTGCCCAAGGGATAGAAACGATTAGACGTAATTTAGATGACCCAGAGAAAGATTGGGAAAAAATTGCTACCTTAATTAAAGATCGTACTATTAGCAGTGTAGTTGTTGGTTTACCGAAAAACATGAATGGGACAATAGGCCCTAGTGGTGAAGCCTGCCAACAGTTTGGTGAAGAAATAAAACGTCGCTTTGAACTTCCAATTATTCTATGGGATGAACGGTTAACAACTGTTGCTGCCGAAAGAATGTTAATTGCATCGGATATGAGTCGAAAAAAGCGTAAAAAAGTAATTGATAAGATGGCAGCAGCGATGATTTTACAAGGGTATTTAGATTCAAAGCAATAA
- a CDS encoding peptidase U32 family protein, whose product MKKPELLVTPTKVDDIQRLIDAGATAILIGEEKFALRLAGEFNQEDIKVAVNQAHQKGVKVYVAMNALFHNDKLSLLPDYIRFLDQIGVDAIVFGDPAVLMVAREVAPTMQLHWNTETTATNYFTANYWGRKGAKRAVMAREINMESIVETKENAELEIEVQVHGMTCMFQSKRMLIGNYMEFQGKDLRVEGRSKDRTLFIHDPEREAKYPIFEDENGTHIMSPNDICIIDELEDMLEAGLDCFKIDGILKSVEYTEKVTALYKEAIELYLEDPEAYQDKKSFYLQEAEKLQPLNRNLDTGFFFKETVY is encoded by the coding sequence ATGAAAAAACCTGAGTTACTCGTAACACCAACCAAGGTTGACGATATTCAACGTTTAATCGATGCTGGAGCAACGGCGATATTAATCGGGGAAGAAAAATTTGCTTTGCGACTTGCTGGAGAATTTAACCAGGAAGATATAAAAGTAGCTGTAAATCAAGCTCATCAAAAAGGGGTAAAAGTATATGTTGCTATGAATGCCCTCTTTCATAATGATAAATTATCACTTTTACCTGACTATATTAGATTTTTGGACCAAATAGGTGTCGATGCGATCGTTTTTGGTGATCCGGCAGTACTGATGGTTGCTAGAGAGGTTGCCCCGACTATGCAACTGCACTGGAATACAGAAACAACTGCAACTAACTACTTTACAGCCAACTATTGGGGACGAAAAGGTGCCAAAAGAGCTGTCATGGCTAGAGAAATTAATATGGAATCTATCGTCGAGACAAAAGAGAATGCTGAACTAGAAATAGAAGTGCAAGTTCATGGTATGACATGTATGTTTCAATCGAAAAGAATGCTTATTGGAAACTATATGGAGTTTCAAGGAAAAGATTTAAGAGTAGAAGGACGAAGCAAAGACCGAACTTTATTTATCCATGATCCAGAGCGGGAAGCTAAATATCCTATTTTTGAAGATGAAAATGGGACTCATATTATGAGCCCTAACGATATTTGTATCATTGATGAATTAGAGGATATGCTCGAGGCGGGCTTAGATTGCTTTAAAATCGACGGGATTTTAAAGAGTGTTGAATATACTGAAAAAGTAACTGCTCTTTATAAAGAGGCTATTGAGCTTTATTTGGAAGATCCAGAGGCTTACCAAGATAAGAAAAGTTTTTATTTGCAAGAAGCTGAAAAACTTCAACCACTTAATCGGAACTTAGACACGGGATTTTTCTTTAAAGAGACGGTTTATTAA
- the greA gene encoding transcription elongation factor GreA, which translates to MSGDKKFYMTLDGKEKLEQELEFLKAEKRKEVVERIKTARSFGDLSENSEYDSAKEEQAFVEGRISTLEKMIRNAVMIQEDKTNSSVVSLGKSIKIKELPEGDEEIYTIVGSAESDPHEGKISNDSPMAKSLLGKSVGDKVTVQTPGGEMKVELLEII; encoded by the coding sequence ATGAGTGGAGACAAAAAGTTTTATATGACGTTAGATGGAAAAGAAAAATTAGAGCAAGAATTAGAATTTTTAAAAGCAGAAAAAAGAAAAGAAGTAGTTGAGCGCATTAAAACTGCCCGAAGTTTTGGCGACTTATCGGAGAACTCTGAATATGATTCGGCAAAAGAAGAGCAAGCTTTTGTTGAGGGACGCATTTCTACATTAGAAAAAATGATTCGTAACGCAGTGATGATTCAGGAAGATAAAACAAATTCTTCTGTTGTTTCACTAGGAAAGTCAATTAAGATTAAAGAATTACCTGAAGGTGATGAAGAGATTTATACGATCGTCGGTAGTGCCGAAAGTGATCCTCACGAAGGGAAAATTTCTAACGATTCTCCAATGGCGAAAAGCTTATTAGGGAAATCCGTAGGAGACAAAGTCACTGTACAAACACCAGGCGGCGAAATGAAGGTTGAACTTTTAGAAATTATTTAA
- a CDS encoding AI-2E family transporter, which yields MNGRQLKWLIRFVSLLVILLCGYVFLLLAPLWLPILTVVVRVSIPFLIAAIITYLLHPIVEQMKNIGIARPISILMIYIVFIILFASLLIKGTPYIIEELKDLIDNIPHFTNIYRELVSDFYKQTSMMPDGFRTKAEGWLTDIEAFAAEGVADTVTNLRGLLDYFFVIIIVPFLVFYLLKDFPLIEKTAWYVTPRKYRSSGRQLLKNINISLGNYIRGQLLVCSVVAIISTIGLWLIGMPYAVILGIFIGITNIIPYFGPIIGALPVAIIAFTESFQLVLFGLAVNFGIQLIEGNILSPLIVGKSLHMHPILIMFALIVGAEVGGIVGLIVAVPILAIIKVVVLHIRESFGKKHEEEKII from the coding sequence GTGAATGGACGACAGCTTAAGTGGCTGATTCGCTTTGTAAGTCTTTTAGTTATATTACTATGTGGATATGTCTTCTTGCTACTAGCTCCGCTCTGGTTGCCCATTTTAACCGTCGTAGTAAGAGTTAGTATTCCGTTCTTGATTGCAGCAATTATTACATATTTACTTCACCCTATTGTCGAACAAATGAAAAATATCGGTATCGCCAGACCCATCTCGATATTAATGATATACATAGTATTTATTATCCTTTTTGCTTCTTTATTAATAAAAGGAACACCATATATTATTGAAGAGCTAAAAGATTTAATTGACAATATCCCCCATTTTACAAATATTTATCGTGAATTGGTTAGTGACTTTTACAAGCAAACGTCGATGATGCCGGATGGCTTTCGTACTAAGGCGGAAGGATGGTTAACGGATATTGAAGCATTTGCAGCCGAAGGCGTTGCTGATACAGTAACAAATTTACGGGGACTACTAGACTATTTTTTTGTGATTATCATCGTTCCATTTCTTGTTTTTTACTTACTAAAAGATTTCCCTTTAATTGAAAAAACTGCTTGGTATGTAACGCCAAGAAAGTATCGCAGTTCCGGGAGACAACTATTAAAAAATATAAATATTTCATTAGGAAATTATATTCGCGGACAGCTATTAGTTTGTTCAGTGGTAGCAATTATTTCTACAATTGGTCTGTGGCTGATTGGAATGCCTTATGCAGTTATTTTAGGTATTTTCATTGGAATTACGAATATCATTCCATATTTTGGTCCGATCATTGGTGCTTTGCCAGTTGCTATTATCGCCTTTACCGAGTCTTTTCAATTAGTATTATTTGGTCTAGCCGTTAATTTTGGAATTCAATTAATTGAAGGGAATATCTTATCGCCCTTAATCGTTGGTAAAAGTCTTCATATGCACCCGATATTAATTATGTTTGCGCTTATTGTCGGAGCTGAGGTTGGTGGTATAGTTGGTTTGATTGTAGCTGTTCCAATACTTGCAATTATAAAAGTAGTTGTGCTGCATATACGTGAGTCTTTTGGAAAAAAGCATGAAGAGGAAAAGATTATCTAG
- the alaS gene encoding alanine--tRNA ligase has product MKQLTSVEVRQMFLDFFKEKGHAVEPSASLVPHEDPSLLWINSGVATLKKYFDGRVIPENPRITNVQKSIRTNDIENVGKTARHHTFFEMLGNFSIGEYFKKEAINWAWEFLTSEKWIGFDAEKLSVTIHPEDNEAFMLWKEEIGLPEERIIRLEGNFWDIGEGPSGPNTEIFYDRGEKYGNDNTDPELYPGGENERYLEVWNLVFSQFNHNSDGTYTPLPKKNIDTGMGLERIVSVVQDVPTNFDTDLFVPIIKATEAISGVTYGKDEESDVSFKVIADHVRTVSFAIADAALPSNEGRGYVLRRLLRRAVRYAKLINIHRPFMYELVPVVGEIMADFYPEVKEKTEFVQKVIKNEEERFHETLNEGLAILSKIIETAKAANEMTISGEDVFRLYDTYGFPVDLTEEYVIEAGLSIDRDKFESEMNKQRDRARAARQTGDSMQTQDGVLGSIKVASEFVGYDRLSAVSVIEVIIKDKELVETATKGDVVKVLVDQTPFYAESGGQVADKGSMKADGLLLQVKDVQKAPNGQNLHTVHVLEGTLSKGMTLTTTVEETERIGIVKNHTATHILHRALKDTLGEHVNQAGSLVSENRLRFDFSHFGQITQEELVKIETTVNEKIWDAISVNISNKKIAEAKEMGAMALFGEKYGDIVRVVQVGDYSLELCGGCHVKNSAEIGLFKIISESGIGAGVRRIEAVTGKGAYEHMNAQVDLAKEAASLLKTNLKDVPDKVSQLQMQIRKIQRENESLAAKLGNLEAGSLIDDVIKVNGVAIIAKKVNVTDMDSIRSLVDSLKNKLISGIVVLGAVNNGKVNIVAGVTNDLVKQGYHAGKIVKEVATRCGGGGGGRPDMAQAGGKNPDQLQEAIDFVPEFLKTIS; this is encoded by the coding sequence ATGAAACAATTAACATCTGTTGAAGTTAGGCAAATGTTTTTAGATTTTTTTAAAGAAAAAGGACATGCTGTTGAACCAAGTGCATCATTAGTACCACACGAAGATCCATCGCTATTATGGATTAATAGTGGTGTTGCAACGCTGAAAAAATATTTTGACGGTCGTGTAATCCCAGAAAATCCACGGATTACAAATGTACAAAAATCAATACGTACAAACGATATTGAGAATGTTGGAAAAACAGCTCGTCATCATACGTTTTTTGAAATGCTCGGTAATTTCTCAATTGGAGAATATTTCAAAAAAGAAGCAATTAATTGGGCTTGGGAGTTTTTAACGAGTGAAAAGTGGATTGGTTTTGATGCTGAAAAACTTTCTGTTACTATTCATCCAGAAGATAATGAAGCTTTTATGCTTTGGAAAGAAGAAATCGGACTACCAGAAGAAAGAATTATTCGTCTTGAAGGTAACTTCTGGGATATTGGCGAAGGGCCAAGTGGTCCAAATACAGAAATATTCTATGATCGTGGTGAAAAGTATGGAAATGATAATACAGATCCTGAACTATATCCTGGTGGTGAAAACGAACGTTATTTAGAAGTATGGAATTTAGTGTTCTCACAATTTAACCATAATTCCGATGGAACCTACACGCCGCTGCCTAAGAAGAATATTGATACAGGGATGGGACTTGAGAGAATTGTCTCTGTTGTTCAAGATGTGCCGACAAACTTCGATACAGACTTATTTGTTCCGATAATAAAAGCAACGGAGGCAATTTCAGGTGTAACATACGGGAAAGACGAAGAAAGTGATGTTTCGTTTAAAGTAATTGCCGACCATGTTCGTACTGTTTCCTTTGCTATTGCTGACGCGGCATTACCATCAAATGAAGGTCGCGGCTATGTGCTAAGACGGTTACTTCGTCGAGCTGTGCGTTATGCGAAGTTAATTAATATTCATCGACCATTCATGTATGAGTTAGTGCCTGTTGTTGGTGAAATTATGGCTGATTTCTACCCAGAAGTAAAAGAAAAAACTGAATTTGTTCAAAAAGTAATTAAAAATGAAGAAGAACGTTTTCATGAAACACTAAACGAAGGTTTAGCCATTTTATCAAAAATAATCGAAACTGCGAAAGCTGCAAACGAGATGACAATTTCAGGTGAAGATGTTTTCCGCCTTTATGATACGTATGGTTTTCCAGTTGATTTAACTGAGGAATATGTTATTGAAGCAGGTCTTTCAATTGATCGAGATAAATTTGAAAGCGAAATGAACAAGCAAAGAGATCGCGCTCGGGCTGCACGTCAAACGGGTGACTCAATGCAGACGCAGGACGGCGTATTAGGAAGTATAAAAGTTGCCAGTGAGTTTGTTGGTTATGATCGACTTTCAGCAGTTTCTGTAATTGAAGTGATCATCAAAGATAAGGAACTTGTAGAAACAGCTACAAAAGGCGACGTTGTAAAAGTACTCGTTGATCAAACCCCATTTTATGCTGAAAGTGGTGGTCAAGTTGCGGATAAAGGTTCAATGAAAGCTGATGGTCTTTTGCTTCAAGTTAAAGATGTTCAAAAGGCGCCAAACGGTCAAAATCTACATACAGTTCATGTGCTAGAAGGAACTTTATCAAAGGGAATGACGCTAACAACAACTGTTGAAGAAACAGAACGGATTGGGATTGTCAAAAACCACACAGCAACTCATATTTTGCATCGCGCTCTTAAAGACACACTTGGTGAACATGTAAACCAAGCAGGGTCGTTAGTTTCTGAAAATCGTTTGCGCTTTGATTTCTCTCATTTTGGTCAAATAACACAAGAAGAGTTAGTAAAAATCGAAACGACTGTTAATGAAAAGATTTGGGACGCGATTTCAGTGAATATTTCTAATAAAAAAATTGCTGAAGCAAAAGAAATGGGTGCGATGGCTCTTTTCGGTGAAAAATATGGAGATATTGTTCGTGTCGTTCAAGTAGGGGACTATAGCTTAGAACTATGCGGCGGCTGCCATGTCAAAAATAGTGCTGAAATAGGCTTGTTTAAAATTATTTCTGAATCAGGTATTGGAGCCGGAGTGCGTCGAATCGAAGCAGTTACTGGAAAAGGCGCTTATGAGCATATGAACGCTCAAGTAGACTTAGCAAAAGAAGCAGCAAGTTTACTAAAAACAAATTTAAAAGACGTACCTGATAAGGTAAGTCAATTGCAGATGCAAATACGTAAAATTCAACGTGAAAATGAGTCTCTTGCAGCGAAACTAGGAAATTTAGAAGCTGGAAGTCTCATAGATGATGTTATTAAAGTAAACGGCGTTGCCATTATTGCAAAAAAAGTAAATGTTACAGATATGGATAGTATTCGCAGCCTAGTCGACTCACTTAAAAATAAACTTATTTCAGGTATTGTTGTGCTTGGTGCTGTCAATAATGGAAAAGTAAACATCGTTGCAGGTGTAACGAATGATTTAGTTAAACAAGGCTATCATGCTGGGAAAATTGTCAAAGAAGTAGCAACTCGATGTGGAGGCGGCGGCGGCGGTCGTCCTGATATGGCTCAAGCAGGTGGTAAAAATCCAGATCAGCTTCAAGAAGCGATTGATTTTGTACCAGAATTTCTGAAAACAATTTCCTAA
- a CDS encoding O-methyltransferase, which translates to MVSDQVNGYLGSLIKARNNLLTEMEEFARVHNVPIMDIVSMEAMLQIVSLVRSKKVLEIGTAIGYSAMRVAEKLPDCLIVSIERDKDRYEKAKYFIARANLENRVKLIYGDALEIAPELKKYGDFDCLFIDAAKGQYKRFFELYSPFVEREGLVISDNVLFKGIVAQDGKVAKGLRTMVVNLRAYNEMLIADQEYETTFYPIGDGLAISKKK; encoded by the coding sequence ATGGTCTCAGATCAAGTAAATGGCTATTTGGGTTCGTTAATAAAAGCAAGAAATAATTTGTTAACGGAAATGGAAGAGTTTGCTCGGGTTCATAATGTACCTATTATGGATATTGTCAGTATGGAGGCAATGTTACAAATTGTCTCTCTTGTGCGTTCAAAGAAGGTGTTAGAAATTGGAACAGCGATTGGTTATTCAGCGATGCGAGTAGCTGAAAAATTGCCTGACTGCTTAATTGTTTCGATCGAACGGGACAAAGACCGATATGAAAAAGCAAAGTATTTCATTGCTAGGGCCAACTTGGAGAATCGTGTCAAACTTATTTATGGTGACGCCTTAGAAATAGCACCTGAGCTTAAAAAATATGGAGATTTTGATTGTTTATTTATAGATGCTGCTAAAGGGCAATATAAACGTTTTTTTGAGCTATATAGTCCTTTTGTAGAAAGGGAAGGTCTTGTAATTAGTGATAATGTTCTTTTTAAAGGTATAGTTGCCCAAGATGGTAAAGTGGCAAAAGGATTGAGAACAATGGTCGTCAATTTACGAGCATACAACGAGATGTTAATCGCTGACCAGGAGTATGAAACAACATTTTATCCAATTGGTGATGGGTTGGCAATCAGTAAGAAAAAATAG
- a CDS encoding U32 family peptidase yields the protein MQAISTFTPDGKRIIIKKPELLAPAGSLEKLKIAVQYGADAVFIGGREFGLRSNADNFSSEEMREGVEFANSYGAKIYVTTNIFAHNENMDGLEEYLQDLQEVGVSAIIVADPLIIETCKRIAPNVEVHLSTQQSLTNWQAAKFWKEEGLHRVVLAREVGLEEMVEMKKFVDIEIETFIHGAMCISYSGRCVLSNHMTARDSNRGGCCQSCRWDYHLYEEGEHEEKVVETPLYKEEHAPFTMSPKDLNLLEGIPQIIEAGIDSLKVEGRMKSIHYVATVTSVYRKVIDAYCADPDNFKIDPNWIEELDKCANRDTAAAFFESTPTYKEQMYGNHGKKTSYDFAGLVLDYDQETSIVTLQQRNHFKPGNEVEFFGPEFNNFTQIVAKIWDEDGNELDAARHPLQIVKFKVDKPLYPNNMMRKNLLQLARSQSS from the coding sequence ATGCAAGCAATTTCAACGTTCACTCCAGATGGAAAACGGATTATTATAAAAAAACCAGAGCTACTTGCACCAGCAGGAAGTTTAGAAAAACTAAAAATAGCTGTACAGTACGGTGCAGATGCAGTATTTATCGGTGGAAGAGAATTTGGTCTTCGCTCAAATGCTGATAATTTTTCGAGTGAGGAAATGCGCGAAGGTGTCGAATTCGCAAATAGTTATGGGGCGAAAATCTACGTAACAACAAATATTTTTGCTCATAATGAAAATATGGATGGCCTAGAAGAATATTTACAAGACCTTCAAGAAGTTGGGGTAAGTGCGATTATTGTTGCTGATCCACTTATTATAGAAACCTGTAAACGAATCGCACCGAATGTGGAGGTTCATTTAAGTACACAGCAATCATTAACCAATTGGCAAGCCGCAAAGTTTTGGAAAGAAGAAGGACTTCATCGCGTCGTACTAGCACGAGAAGTAGGTCTTGAAGAAATGGTTGAAATGAAAAAGTTTGTGGATATTGAAATAGAGACATTTATTCATGGTGCAATGTGTATTTCATACTCCGGCCGTTGTGTACTGAGCAATCACATGACTGCACGGGATTCTAACCGAGGTGGTTGCTGTCAGTCTTGTCGCTGGGATTATCATCTATATGAAGAAGGAGAACACGAAGAAAAAGTCGTTGAAACCCCTTTATATAAAGAAGAGCATGCACCATTCACGATGAGTCCCAAGGATTTAAATTTACTTGAAGGTATTCCACAGATAATAGAGGCAGGAATTGACAGCCTAAAAGTTGAAGGTAGGATGAAGTCAATCCACTATGTAGCGACAGTTACTTCGGTTTATCGGAAAGTCATTGATGCTTATTGTGCAGATCCTGATAACTTTAAAATCGATCCTAATTGGATTGAAGAGCTTGATAAGTGTGCGAATCGAGATACGGCGGCGGCATTTTTTGAAAGCACCCCTACGTATAAAGAACAAATGTACGGTAATCATGGAAAGAAAACAAGTTATGATTTTGCAGGACTTGTCTTAGATTACGATCAAGAAACAAGTATCGTCACGTTACAACAACGTAATCATTTTAAGCCGGGAAACGAAGTTGAGTTTTTCGGACCTGAATTTAATAACTTTACTCAAATAGTAGCTAAAATTTGGGATGAAGATGGAAACGAGCTAGATGCAGCTAGACATCCTCTACAAATTGTTAAGTTTAAAGTAGACAAACCTTTATATCCTAATAATATGATGAGAAAAAATTTACTACAATTAGCAAGAAGTCAATCTTCATAA
- the mltG gene encoding endolytic transglycosylase MltG: MTSDDKKKNKQEIKKKLIKERIEEASVVRKIVAFCLLLLIIAFIGVGTYVYHYAKDGIAPIDETNEELLDIQIPIGSTSTRIGHILEENGLIINASFFRYYVRYKNETGFQAGDYQLSKSMDLDEIIAALKEGTVMKEYALSFTVPEGKWLEDTLKIIADATSHELEDLEEKITDPEYLELLIDRFDILTEDILDEDIRWALEGYLFPARYDFIDENPTIETIIEMMLKRTEQIVGKFFGNIEESEYTIHEIITLASIIEGEANKSEDRYLVSGVLYNRLEINMPLQVDPTVAYAHGEHFSRTLIVHLEIDSPYNTYRYPGIPVGPVNSPGEASIKAAIEPSDHNYFYFYAKSDGEVMFTETYQQHQEVLREFRD; encoded by the coding sequence ATGACTTCAGATGATAAAAAGAAAAATAAACAAGAAATAAAAAAGAAATTAATTAAAGAGCGAATTGAGGAGGCTAGTGTCGTTAGAAAAATTGTAGCTTTCTGTTTACTTTTACTAATAATTGCCTTTATCGGTGTAGGGACTTATGTATACCATTATGCCAAAGACGGTATAGCCCCTATTGATGAAACTAATGAAGAGCTATTAGATATTCAAATACCGATTGGATCTACAAGTACGAGAATTGGACATATTTTGGAGGAAAATGGCTTAATAATAAACGCTAGCTTTTTTCGTTATTATGTTCGTTATAAAAATGAAACTGGATTTCAAGCTGGTGATTATCAACTTTCAAAGTCAATGGACTTGGATGAAATTATTGCCGCTTTAAAAGAAGGTACAGTTATGAAAGAATATGCCTTAAGTTTTACGGTTCCAGAAGGCAAATGGCTAGAAGATACTTTAAAGATTATTGCTGATGCAACTAGTCATGAACTAGAAGATTTAGAAGAGAAGATCACAGATCCAGAATATCTAGAGCTCCTGATTGATCGTTTTGACATTTTAACAGAAGATATTTTAGACGAGGATATTCGATGGGCATTAGAGGGTTACCTATTTCCTGCTAGATATGATTTTATCGATGAAAACCCAACAATCGAGACAATCATTGAAATGATGCTCAAAAGAACAGAACAAATTGTTGGGAAATTTTTCGGTAATATTGAAGAAAGTGAATATACGATTCATGAAATTATTACGTTAGCTTCCATTATTGAAGGCGAAGCTAATAAGTCTGAGGATCGCTATCTCGTTTCTGGGGTACTTTATAACAGATTAGAGATTAATATGCCATTACAGGTTGATCCAACAGTTGCTTATGCTCATGGAGAGCATTTTTCAAGAACGTTAATTGTGCATTTAGAGATTGATTCACCTTATAACACTTATCGATATCCAGGCATTCCAGTTGGTCCGGTTAACAGCCCAGGTGAGGCATCGATAAAAGCTGCTATCGAGCCTAGTGATCATAATTATTTTTACTTCTATGCAAAAAGTGACGGAGAAGTTATGTTTACTGAAACGTACCAGCAACACCAAGAAGTTTTACGTGAATTCCGAGATTAA